Below is a genomic region from Miscanthus floridulus cultivar M001 chromosome 1, ASM1932011v1, whole genome shotgun sequence.
AAGCAATCTGTTATTGTGCTTTCTGACTCGTGTTTACATACTTTTAAGTAACTCATTTTCTTAATGCTTTTGACCTGGCTTTTTTTTTAAGTTAATGTAAAAAAATGTTCTGTTCAGGTTCGTTTTCTAGAGTGGACAGATGATTTGGAGGGTTTTGTTCTAAAAGGCTATGGTGAGTCAATTAACTATAGGATGGGACTGCCTTTGCTCAAGGATGTTGTCCAGTCAATGGAAGAAGCAATCATAGCTAGAGAAGGTAGCTGTATTCCATGATTTCAGCAAACTAATTCTGATCTTGAGTATGTGCTTCTTGGCAAGATAGCTACATAATCCTTGATATTGTAGAGAACCTCCCTGATGGTACGTATGAAAAGGCAAGGCTCCGATTTGCACATGCAGAAACTGTTGTTCCTTTTAGCTGCCTTCTCGGTCTTTTTCTTGAAGGTCCAGGTATGTTTCCACCTCTTCTCTTAGTCCTGTTCATGAAATTCTTCCTCTGAACTATATATTGATGATTGATGCCTCATTTAACACATCTAATATATATGAACTTTTGACTGCCTAGACTTTGAGAAGATACAGAGGGAGGAAGCGCTGGACCTACCCCCTTTGCCGCCGCAGGGAAGAAACTGGAAAGGCAGTGTTGTTGCGCCTTTTGCTGGTAACAACATGCTGGTTTTATACCAATGCCCAAGCAAAATTTCGGATGGCAGCACAATCTCTGGAGACCAAAATAATTCATACTTCATTCAAGTTCTACACAACGAAGCCCCAGTCTCAATGCCTGTAAGACTTATAACTTCCCTTCTAGTATTTGTGTTTTCTTCATCTATTTGTTCCACCTTGCTACCAGGAGATAACTAAATTTGTTAACCCCTCTTTTACTCCCCTAAATTTTGGGACTGAGAGGTATCTTGTGAAGTCAAACAATTAAATAATCTCAACCTAAAAGATGTTAACAGTTAACACGATGAATATTGATTTATATACTGCAGATATTTCTTGTTTATACCTTCTGTCAATGCAATTTGAACTTTGTGTCTGTGTGAGGTACAGCTGCTGACAaataaatatttttgggcttttgaTACTTGGACAGAGGGATGGGCAAACACAATCTCAAATAACTCTTGGAAATGCTTCCTATGTTTCATTTGTAGAAGTAGATGGCTTGGCCTAACCCAACTttcttgggactaaaaggctctGTTGTTGTTTATAAGTAAACTTTTTTGCTTGCATATATCAAGCTTAGTGCATTGTAAGATACAGAGTCGTGTCCTCTGTAAACATAAACATTAAATACCCTAATGCATCGTTGCTAAGTTGGACCATATGTTTGCAGGGGTGCGGCAACAAAGATTTCTGTCCATTCGAGGAATTCAAGGTAAACACAGCATGGCCTCTGCATTTCTTTTTGAAAGACGCCTCTCCTGTTTTAAGTATCACAGCCAGTCATTTCAAACAAATGGGTTCTTATCACCCTTGTCTGTGCCTACAGGAGAAGATTGTGAAACCGCACCTGAAGCACGACTACAACATGATATGCAAGATCAAATCCCCGGCGGCAAGCAAGGAGGCCGCCTCGTTCCCCTCCAGAGTGTCCAGTTTCTTCCTAGGACTCTTCTCGCAGAGAGGGTACCGCGCCGTGGGCGCTGAAGGCGTCACGACCGAGCTGTAGGCCACACTATCATAGCAACTGCCACGGCGCCACATCTCACCGTCTGCGAGCACGATCGAGGAACCAGGCTAACCGATGCACTAGCCTGCGGTGTTTTTGTACGGGCGAGTCGAATGTGTAGGACAGGAGGCGCCAGTTCAATTTATCCAGGGCCAGACGCCTCATAAATTCTGTTTCACTCCCTTCCGCGCAGAAAGAAATGCATGTCGTCGAGGCACGCGTGGCTTTTGCCGTCGCGGTCATGTCACTGTAGCTTGATAGCTTCCGTTGTAATGACAGCTGTACTGTGCCATTTACTACTCTGCTACAAGTGTGCAAGGCTGTTATGAGTGTGCGAGCCTGTGAGGCTGCGAGTGATTTTTCAGTGGAAAAATCCAAAAGAGACTTCGAGAGGCGGGTAGTACCAACCGCATCCCTAGAGATCCGTAGCCGCTCCACGGTCACACTCACTCTCGACGAGACCTCACTACCTCAGCTCAGCTCAGAGGAAGGACGGACGGCGAGATGGCAAGCGGGGAAGAAGGCAAGGGGGAGACGGTGCTGGTCACCGGCGCCAGCGGCTTCATCGGCTCGACCCTCGTCCGCGGCCTCCTCGGCCGTGGCTACAACGTCCGCGCCGGCGTCCTCAACCCCGGTCAGTAGCACTAGCACCGCACTCTCCGGCTTTCCTCTCCGGACAGCGTCACCATGATGCCTGCGACGCGGAGCTTATCGAGTGCGCGGTGGTATGCAGATGACAGGGCGGAGACGGACCACCTCCTCGcgctcgccgccggcgccggcgacggcAGCCTCGGCTTCTTCCGCTGCGACCTCCTGGACGGCGCCGCGCTGCTCGACGCGGCGCGGGGGTGCTCGGGCGTCTTCCACCTCGCGTCACCCTGCACCGTCGACCCCGTCAAGGACCCCCAGGTATATGCGTGCCGCGCCGTAGTGCCAGTTTCCCCGTCGCCAACCTGCTCCGTTCGCCGTTGCAGAACCAGCTGATGGTGCCCGCGGTAGAAGGGACGCTGAACGTGCTGCGCGCGGCCAAGGACGCCGGCGGAGTGCGGCGGGTAGTGATCACCTCGTCCATCTCGGCCATCGTGCCCAGCCCCGGGTGGCCCGCCGGCGAGGTCCGCGACGAGCGTTGCTGGACCGACATCGACTACTGCGAGAAGAACGGGGTGAGCGAGCTTCCCAGCGAAatctgaactt
It encodes:
- the LOC136490081 gene encoding cinnamoyl-CoA reductase CAD2-like, whose product is MASGEEGKGETVLVTGASGFIGSTLVRGLLGRGYNVRAGVLNPDDRAETDHLLALAAGAGDGSLGFFRCDLLDGAALLDAARGCSGVFHLASPCTVDPVKDPQNQLMVPAVEGTLNVLRAAKDAGGVRRVVITSSISAIVPSPGWPAGEVRDERCWTDIDYCEKNGVWYPASKTLAEKAAWKFAEEKGLDVVVVNPGTVLGPMIPPAINASMAMFCRLLEGCAEGYADFFMGPVHVEDVAMAHILVFENPSASGRHMCVQSICHWSDFAAKVAELYPNYKVPKLPKDTQPGLVREEVGSKKLIALGLQVTPMEKIIRDAVESLKCRGHIS